The proteins below come from a single Micromonospora citrea genomic window:
- a CDS encoding aspartate kinase gives MALVVQKYGGSSVANAERIKRVAERIVAARKAGDDVVVVVSAMGDTTDELLDLANQVSPLPPGRELDMLLTAGERISMALLAMAIHNLGYEARSFTGSQAGVITTSVHGRARIIDVTPGRLKGALDEGAVVIVAGFQGVSQDTKDVTTLGRGGSDTTAVALAAALQADVCEIYTDVDGIFSADPRIVPNARHIRQITYEEMLELAACGAKVLHLRSVEYARRAGLPIHVRSSYSTNTGTMVTGSMEDLPVEQALITGVAHDRSEAKITIVGVPDEPGAAARIFDTVAGAEINIDMIVQNVSTEGTGRTDISFTLPKTDGPTAMAALSKIQEAVKFKGLLYDDHVGKVSLIGAGMRSHPGVAAGFFAALGAAGVNIEMISTSEIRVSVVCRDTDLDAAVRAIHEAFDLGGETEAVVYAGTGR, from the coding sequence GTGGCACTCGTGGTGCAGAAGTACGGCGGGTCCTCCGTCGCCAACGCCGAACGGATCAAGCGTGTGGCCGAGCGGATCGTCGCCGCGCGCAAGGCCGGCGACGACGTCGTGGTGGTGGTCTCCGCGATGGGGGACACCACCGACGAGCTGCTCGACCTGGCCAACCAGGTCAGCCCGCTGCCGCCGGGCCGCGAGCTGGACATGCTCCTCACGGCCGGGGAGCGGATCTCCATGGCGCTGCTCGCCATGGCCATCCACAACCTGGGCTACGAGGCCCGCTCGTTCACCGGCTCGCAGGCCGGCGTGATCACCACGTCGGTGCACGGCCGGGCGCGGATCATCGACGTCACGCCGGGCCGGCTCAAGGGCGCGCTCGACGAGGGCGCGGTGGTCATCGTCGCCGGGTTCCAGGGCGTCTCGCAGGACACCAAGGACGTCACGACGCTGGGCCGGGGTGGCTCGGACACCACGGCCGTGGCGCTCGCCGCCGCGCTGCAGGCGGACGTCTGCGAGATCTACACCGACGTGGACGGCATCTTCAGCGCCGACCCGCGCATCGTGCCGAACGCCCGGCACATCAGGCAGATCACCTACGAGGAGATGCTGGAACTGGCCGCCTGCGGCGCCAAGGTCCTGCACCTGCGCAGCGTGGAGTACGCCCGCCGGGCGGGCTTGCCGATCCACGTCCGTTCGTCATACTCGACCAACACCGGCACGATGGTCACCGGATCGATGGAGGACCTTCCTGTGGAGCAAGCACTGATCACCGGGGTCGCCCACGACCGCAGCGAGGCCAAGATCACGATCGTGGGGGTGCCCGACGAGCCGGGCGCCGCCGCGCGGATCTTCGACACCGTGGCCGGTGCCGAGATCAACATCGACATGATCGTGCAGAACGTCTCCACCGAGGGCACGGGGCGCACGGACATCTCCTTCACCCTGCCCAAGACCGACGGTCCGACGGCCATGGCCGCGCTCAGCAAGATCCAGGAAGCGGTCAAGTTCAAGGGCCTGCTCTACGACGACCACGTCGGCAAGGTGTCGCTGATCGGGGCCGGCATGCGGTCCCACCCCGGTGTCGCGGCCGGCTTCTTCGCCGCCCTCGGCGCGGCCGGGGTGAACATCGAGATGATCTCCACCTCGGAGATCCGGGTCTCCGTGGTCTGCCGCGACACCGACCTGGACGCCGCCGTCCGTGCCATCCACGAGGCCTTCGACCTCGGCGGCGAGACCGAGGCCGTCGTCTACGCGGGGACGGGACGGTAG